The Anoplolepis gracilipes chromosome 7, ASM4749672v1, whole genome shotgun sequence genome segment cggactcGAACCAATCGGTCGTTTTACCGTGGCACTGGAAAGTGGATCCAGCCACGTAGTTCTGAAAACTCAATTGTGGatccagttagcgccactgtacGGCGGGAAAAAAGCATTCCCTAAAAAACGGCGGCATGACCCCTCTCATTCTTCTCtctgttaatataattaaagaatatattatttctgctCTCTTTGATCATTAAATTtacactattatataaatgtgctTTTTAGATAATTGTAGACTAATGGTCGGTATTCATAGTTTGATCTCATATTTAAGGTCATCTTAAGATTTCGTTCAACCAATAAAATGATGCATGTGGCTATACTTCATTGGTTCAACGGGATCTTAAGATCGGACTGAATACCAACCTATAGGCGTTCGGGGGAGACACTATTATAGCTAGtatcattctatctttgttactcattaaaagttgaacaaagatagaacgacgctattagcgctaatagcgtctTTCCGAACGCGCCTTATTTAGAGAATTTCTATTCTGGGGAATTTTCAATACATGTAGTAGCCAATCAAAATACGTAAGTGTCCACCATTAGCCAATGAGATCCAATTCACTAAATATACAGTTTACCGATGAATATCTAACCTGAtataactgaaaaatatagttatatgtatacttgtACGTATTACGTACGTGAGtatatttgaagaaatattatctaatttctCCCTCTCATTCTCTGAACATACGGTTCTCATAATATAATCAGCATTGGTATTCTCACATATTTTTCGTGACAATTGTCACACAGCAGATAACTGGCAATGGCAGCATTATTTCGCATGAATTGCGTGCAAGGTTTGCGCAGAGGGTTAGCTCTGATAACACCTAAGGAGACAACAATATATCGGAGGATAACGACGACACCGAGATATTACGATGATGTGAAGGAAAAAACACCTGTCAAGAGAAAGTGGGTGAGTTATGGCTTCAGCGAGATAAACGAGGCAGAAGATCGTCATATCCTGCACGTGACCATGTTCGTCGTTGTAACTATAGTCTTTGTGCTTGGAGGCACTGTCTTGGGTTATCTGCCTGATGTCAGAGGCAAGGACTGGGCACAGCGAGAGGCATATCTGCAACTTCGTTATAGAGAGGAACATGGTCTTCCTCTCATCGATCCTAATCTAATTGATCCATCTAAAATAACACTGCCAAGTGATGAGGAATTAGGTGATAccgagattattatttaaagtgtGTTGACAATGCTAAGAATTTTGCTTGAAATTCAAGTATTGTTGCTGCCTATCTATGTATCAACTTAGTATacttgttataatattaattgaggattatgtatttagaataaattctattatggattaaaatatctcttcaaatttaaaacaaaccTATAATTGTACCATCTCTATCTCTTGCAGTcctcaattaaaataaaatgttttgaatataagtctatatatctatataaatatactatatatgtattgttatatttttatttttttttgtttttaatatttgtataattaaacatacttGTAGATCAGGAATTTTGTGTTgcaatacataattattatcttgttttatttatgtacaatattacaatactatattaattatattattttctttaatacacattaaaaaatttattatgcattgtatattcttgatatttatgaaagaaattaaaattaattttatcaagtcATAACTGAATttagaacaaaaaattaatccgGTTTTATTTCACCATCACGcttaaaagtatgttttattaaagtgAAAATCACatcctctttttttatttaatttttaagaatgcACACTCTACTGTGTGAACGTTGGTGTCAAGGTTGGAGCGATAGTGGTAGTAGTAGTAACAGGTGAAAATTGGTTTTGTTGTTGAAGAACTGATGGATAGAGGGAAGTATTTTGTGGGAGAGAGGCGCTAACTGTGATAGGTGGCATTCCTGGCAGTGAGATAGGTGTCGTCACAACATGAGACTGACAATGAGGCACGTTAAATCCAGTAGTCACAGTTGTACTATAGACAGGATTTTGTTCTCTTTGCAGTTCTGGAATATTAACTACGCTCGCACCTTGAACAAAGTTCTGTTCTCTTTGTTGTCTTGGGACATTGATTGATCCAGATGATGTTGCTGCCGTTGTTTCATAAGAATTGGTGACGCTCGTAGGTAATGCTGTTGGTAATGCTGGAATAGTTGGCATGCCAGGAATATTTGGGGTTGCTTGATAAGAGcctaaataattataagcaaataaatcaatatcagTTTAAATAGCTAAATGTTACAAAGATAGTAAGTTCAAAAATCTTTaccattttcttctttttctactaaaagttttatatgtgtataataagaatcttggaataaaatttaataaaatcgtaGCAAAAACTTagcaatattttacattaaatttatgttttaattttcatgaaaagaAGCTATGAATAAAAACGGTTCTCTcttaatttcttgaaatttagttcgatttttgtacaattcgaaaaacaattttaaatattgaaagaatacaattttgaaagaataaagttttgtCATGCTTACCAGATGTGAAACTAACAGAAGGTTGATTTGAAAACATATGAGGAACTGAACTGACTGGTGTATAGCTACTAGCAGCACCAGTGAAATTGGGATGACTTGTTGTTTGTACTTGTAGATTTAAGCCAGGTAGATTTTCAATTGATCTAACTTCCTGTTcgcttttcaaatttttcatagTGTGTTCAGAGTTATCCAATGCAGCGGTATAATTTGGTGGAACGGATAAGCCAGGTGGTGTATTGATAATTGGATTGATTTCTGCCACAGTAGTTGTAGTAGTCATTGTGGTAGTTACTGTTGGTTGAGTTTGTGTAGTAATCTTGacattctgaaataaaaatatttataacgtaaaatatacagaattatatataataataaaaataatatacataacatgttgaaaagaaagaaaagtatttACTGGATAACTTGTAAAAGTTCATAGTGCATCTTCTTACCACATATGAATTAGCAGGTTTATGCTCTGGCACACTTCTAACAGGTATTCTGTGCAGATATCCATATCCAATTCCACATCCTAAgctattaaataagaatacaataataatctctatacattgtattatgattttaataattattgtatctcagacattttgtaaaaaaaagtcatgTACCTTCCTTCTCCACCCCAAGTATTATTAGGTGTAATAGTCACTTCTCTGCAGGAATCATCcttagtattatatacatacaatttaaGAGGCCGTGATTCGTGTGCctctattaaagtaaataaatcttCACTTTCATGGAGAATGGAATCTGCACCAATGATGTAATCAGTAAATGGTTGTAAGCCAGCTAACTCTGCAGGAGATGATGGATGTACTTCCTACAAATTTAGATATCAACTTTTTTCCACTGTGAAATGATACttcattatatgaaattaataattaatgaaagtacTCACAAGTACATGCCAAACGTTTTCGTTGGCACCTTCAAACGAACAAAACCGTATACTAACGCCCAATAAACCCTGTCCACCCCATGTCATACTTGGTACAATTTTTGTTCGTCTTACAGATTGTGTTTTACTACTATACACTGTAATTGTTAATTCCTTATTTACACCAGCCTTTAAAAGTTCCTTCAAGGTGTCATTATCTTGGTCCTATGAGGAACAAATATGcagcattttaaaatgtagTATATATTCTACTACAATAATTACTGCAACTGTACaagaaatgcatttttataatatatagtagaaATTATTAGTAAACGTACTAATCGAGTATTTCCAATTGCtacaataaaatcaaaaaatgcTTCAAGTCCTGCTTGCTGTCCAGGTGAACCATCTTGAACCtgcaaaaaaaagagatacaagttatcttatatatataaaatatcttgtacctatttatattctatttatatacttattattatttctgaaatttttaatagatttgtttaaatttaataaaattatttaaacaaatgttaaaacaaggtataatttgatttgtatcatttaattttaagtagaTTTTATTCTGATTGTATTGTTAGattcaataagaaaaaaaatatttaacataaaaaattgatagaatttgtgaaaaaaacttacttttcttaatatttttatcaaagtaaATTTTGCATTATCCAAAGAcctcaaaatataaaaacaatttattaaactttctaatgtgtgatattaaaaaaaaagtaaaaaaaaaaaaacaaatgtattatatatggatGACATTTCTAGTAGTCACAATATGTCAAATTGAACCATGTAGACATAATGTGAATACATACTGATGTATAAGTTGAATAAGTTAATATGTTGTTACGTTTTATTGCTGGTCTTTctctacaatatttatataaacaaattttaaaagcaaATGATACATTTGGagtaattaatagtatatttgGAGTAATTGTTCTTGACAGATCCATCTTACCCTTAATACATGATAACCTTCTGTTCCGCCTCCCGGTATCTCTACGCTGTGAGACGATCCCATTTCTGCCGAGAGCTTCTTAAGTCACTTGAGACGAGCAAGTAAAAGACATTAAACCAATTGTTAATCGCGCGAGACACTTGCAGACACCAAACAGCAAAAATACGTGGCAAGGGTATTAGAACGCAGCTATAATGACGTCACAGCCGCCATGCGGCATAATCTGGTGATGTTGGTTGTGTTCAACTTTATCTTTCAAATAGTCCTAATAATAATGGAGCATCTTCAGCGAACTCAACCGCTTGATAGTAATCGAATGTGATTGGTTCTTACTTTTAGATTTTGTTAGTTCTAAAAGTAAGAGACAATCACATTCAATTACTACCAAGCAATTGAGTCCTCttgcaaaattacatgatcGATGACATAAAAGATAGCAAAGTACACTAGATTCAGATTCAAATATTGTAGTGCGTAACGGAATGCGTgttttgtgtgtataaaagtTGCTCTAAACCGCTTTTAATACATTCagtaagttttttattaaaaatctaaagaaGAGATTTATCTTTCACAAATCTTTTCATAagttgtgtgtgtatgtgtgtgcaaccctatttaaagtaatgaaaaaatgttcatatgtatattgttatttatattattcatttgtattattatttatattattgataatatacacatacacacattatatttaatataaagatttcttattgtatttattatattattttttttagaatcaaTTAATTTGCAGATAACAGAAAATCGACATggatttttctattaaaaaaattaatgatgattTATTGGACTGTGGATTTCTATCAACTATTGAAGATCTCAAAAACCCAACAGAAGATTATGttgtgaatttattaaaagcatttttatcaaaattttgtattgaTGTCAACTTAATTAAGCAggtaaaactttataaattatttgtatatatatgaattatataaaatatttctttttctgaaaaatagtaacatacatatatatatatatatatatatatatatatatatatatatatatgttactatTTTTCAGAAGTATATAACACTTATTAATATCTGAACAAAATTTTACAGCCATTTCCGGAACAATATACTGTTATGATGTGTTATGAGGATTCTGATTTTATCAATCTGATAAACTTATACGCAGCTGTGACACCAATATTAAATAGGATATTTCTAGatgatttttgttttactGACATCACTAATCCTAATAATAATCCTGGTGCAACTAAGCCTGGTATAAATttcagtttaaaattttttaagttcattatatatacatataaataaattaagaaaataaggTTAATTTGAACTAAGCACAAAGTCATATACATAAACATGCATAAGTTTATAGCTTGGCTTGTATTAGttcattttcttaattttgtatatatatatatatatatatattatatatatatatatatacaattttatataaaatttcttgatattacaaattttatagataaaaagaaacatcGATTTAAAAGACAAGCAAAATTTCTTGTCAATTTTGTATTGTATGCAATACGGACAAAAGTAGAATTTAATAAGAAGAATGATGAAATTGAAGCAACAGCAAGACTAttagaagaattaaaagaaaggaATGTTCAAATTGTggaattgattaataataaagctaGGCATAAATCAAATCAGTCATCTATGATAAACAAAGTAATGAAAAGGAATTTTTGTTAAGATATATTTCtgcttttaattaacattttattacaacatacaataatatgaatatatatttttatattagctGGAGAGTGACATACAACATATGCAATCACAAAcagaaaaacttaataaaaaagaattacagCTTGaccaaattaaatatgaagtagaaaaagaaaatcaaattgCCAAAGAGCAATGTGGCTCTGTTAAAACGGCAATGGGAAAggtaattatctttatttaaaccTTGATCTTATAATAATGTGACATTTTTattgctaaaaaattaatctaataagttttaaatgcatgcaattacaatataatttttagctgTCCAAGGGGATAGCTGAATTACAGTCAGAAGTTGTACATTCACCAGAAGAATATCAATCCCGTTTAGATGAATTCAAGgaacaaaagaaattaaaattagaagaacGTGATATAATACAGGAAGCCATTCAGGAAAAGAAACAATCCATAAAACAAAtaggagaaaaattaaattttgttttaaaaatgaatgacAAATTCTCTACTGTGATAGATGTAGATAAAGAGCTGATGTATGTTTTCAATTATGTTTATTGatgtagattatttatattataaataattattgatatatattctattttatatagaaacaagaaaacaaaattaaataatattcaaaagcAAATTGATTCATTGAATAACATATTGAATGAATGGCAGAATAAATTAACACTGCATAAAgatcaaatgaataaaaaaatgaacaaacTACAGTTACATCGTGAAGAAGATATTATCCCACTGCACAACTTGTATAACCAACTGTTGAGGTAATATTggttaaatttgatttaagaatagattttttttaactatttggattatattttatttgtgtacACATgcatactttaatattataaagttttatatacatatatatttatactctttgattataaaaataattaaaattaaataattattgttagtGATAAAAAGGAACAGAAAgccaaatatgataaaaatcaaGCCTGcttcaatgaaaaatatttgaaaaagaataaattagaagcagacattaaaaaaaaagaagaacaaACTGCAGTTTTTATTCACAATTGCCAggaaatttatgataatgatATTGCTAGCGTAAGTTGTATTGATAATACCTTCatgtatgataattaaattataagttaataaaatatttatgctatgtatatacgtatgtatacatatatacatacatataattgtgtatgtatattttttaagtaatgtATGAactctattataatatagtttttattaacatataaactataatatattttttattttaggaaCTCAAAGCTTTGAAGAAAGAATAGGAAACActcttaaaaaaagatttgtaccatatatttaataatatgtatatgtatcatcaataaaaattaagaataaataaatattttatatattttatatataatattataatatacataatatataatattatattacattatagtatattaacattataatatattatagtatattaatttatattataatgtacatatcaatatatataacattattttatatgttatatgtataatattatataatatacatatgacaGTGCAATGTGAAGTtggtttattatattatcatttatatttatcagttattatttatattttggcAAACTAGCATGAATAATATCatctttgcataatattaaatgataaaaacttCTCTAAAGGTTTTAAGAAGGAAGCTCAttcaaatgaaattaaatcgaGAAATGTAAAATGCAAATCATTAAATGCGAGTCGAATGTAAATTATCAGCAGAATTGAGAACAGTTTGCAATTGACAGAACTACAAATGCAACTTGTTATTAACACGAAAAGACCTCAAACATGTGgattttttgtgtaaaaattatttttgataattcataattgatatcaaaaactcgtgtgtgtgtgtgtctgtgtgtgtgtatatatatatatatatatatgtatatgtatatgtatagatattgacatacatatacacagttttaaatattgttttaacatagaaaaataaaaagtttataaagattttacaattataggattttaaaaaataatttttttaaatttgataatttgagatatttttatcataggCTTTGATTGGATTCTTCCAACTTGTAATCCTATTGATGTTATCTGGTATTCTATTTTCCATTGCTGCCGTTTCGCGTTTAATggaaataacaattattctGATATATCCTACAGCTGTATTTTTATTGAGACAGTCGGCGAATTTAATCAttgtgagtatatatatatattaattagacaATTTCAATCTCctgctaattaatttttttctatattctatatatatttctattttcaaagatttctGATTCTTTTCCTCCCTCTgagagttttatattataagtatattcataaatattatcttattaagcAATGTGCATAATCAAGACCACACAGGGCCAAATAGCCCCGTGGTCAGTTAATTTTGAACACCTGGTCTTGCACAGCTTCTGACAATCCTGGCAACAAGAATGACGTCCTCGGCATTTCAGAAACTATACACACTTGTTAAATGTGATCAGTATCTAGTTGATCAGTTGGAAAGGACTCTTCCTCAACGAGAAGAAATTCCTCCATCGTCAGAGATAGCTCAGTTTCTTGATATGCAAACTCCTTTCGTGCCATATAAGAAAAGCGTTCTTGAAGAAATACCTGAAGATATTTTGTCTTCGAAAGATATTTTGTCTTCGAAAGATATTTTGTCTTCGAAAGATATTTTGTCTTTGAAAGATGAATTTTCTACTACATCATCAAATCAAGATAAGGGTATCATCGAACCTCCGCAGAATCCTTCACAGGATAATAACTCGATGACAGAGTCAACGTCATGCAAGAATATGATTGAgtgctgataaaaaaaaggattattGATAGAAAGGATAtttgtataaagaaattattttatacaattttttattgcaaaataaattgtgtatatGCACGATAAtttagaagaaatttattaattaaattttattaattaaattcttttgcatttctaaaaaaatgaaaaatgctcAAAGTTATTTCAAGAGATACAATGTGCATATAAGTACATAAAAACAAATGGGATGAAGTTAGTTTATTACATATCATCAGCACGATTGATCGAAATTTCATCAAGTTACATTTTAtcaattgacaaaattattgtatttcttttgcaaatcataaaaatgtagTACCTTACGttacattataattgttttcatttactaaattgaaaacaattgtttttctcataaattGAACAAGAAATGGATGTAAGTCAATTCTTagctaaatttataataattgggCTTtcttataagtatttttaataatgcagTTGGAGGCTATGTTGATGGATTTAAGCGATAAAATACCTTGTCTGCGACACATTCTTCGCCCGGAATACGTTCcgtatttaataacaattgcGATAATGTTGATAGGATGGCTGCTTGTATCTTGGATATTTCATGTACGCATCTAAAATCTACttaattaacttataaataatcataaataattttttatagttaatatGGATATTGCTCACCCCTTTAACAATAAGCGCCATTGCTATAGCATTGATATGCCCAACGACAAGCAAGTGGTGTTTCCAACAACTGGGAGCAAatttagaagaaataataaatgatttcgTCCATAGTTTTCAGGCACctcaataatgatataaagacttaaaaacttaatttttaaactagtAAGAATATTATCctgcatacatatttatattggaTTATGTAATTTGTTTAGTTTATACTGCAAATCtctcaataaataaagtaaatacattttttaaatatttaagacaaATGTATaagttgatatatatatatatatatatatatatatatatatatatatatatatatgttgaatttttaattgtcacatgtaatattttgcaggatagatttttttattcaattaacatGAATAACTTGTTCgtgataattaattgaaacgtTTCGAAAGTTTTCAACCTCGAATCCAATAACTCTAAAATGTTCAATAACGATTAGAAAACAAATCacgtatatgtaaatgtatgtacatctcTTGTTGAAAGAGAAATCTATACCAGAGAGATGTATAATACAGAAAAATCACAGAAGTGCACAGAAAAGAAGTAAatatcaaatcaaaacttatatactcatatgaacgcgttcattgttttatatatacgcaacaatttataatcttcttggaagaatttaaaaatcctaaatttcaacaatattataatcttatttcaatattacaattgtcatttcaagaataaaataattattttaactctaagaaaattataatcttcgatttgaacatgtgttattttctatccaacattttttcctctccattcaagaaaattattcttaacaagaatatatttttcttagttgaactacataaaatatcttcatccaagcaaattttctttgtttaacgcaatataatctcatttcaagatttatattttgaaattaaagatattgtcaaaataagaatattctttttttctgtgtggGAGTGCAGAGCTCAAAATGGTGAatgtttgaatttataaattgcaattgaaaaaaagtattattatattatatttattaaaagaaagaatgttTATTTCTTAACAACACTTACaatatatgtgaatataaaaaattaaaaaattgtacgaaaacaatttattaacgttATCTATAAGTAACAAGATAGTAACAAGATAGTGTAGTTCTTCAATACATGTTTACGTTAAATCAATTGACAAATTTTTCGTCATATTTATGCTCTTTAAAGATTTAAGAATTCAttctattcttcttttttcaaaatttcaccTTCTTCAGTTTTTGGTATCCTGCTTATTTTCCTTCTCCATCAGCAGTCTTGCTACGGTTTCTTCCTGCTCGTTATTGGACGTAGTCTCTCGTTTTTGATCTTatgaatttctataaaatggTCCTTCTGCGTTTACGATGATCAACGGTACGCTATTGTAGGGAGAAGAGTTTTCCTTGGAATAAGagtcattatttattgcagGAAAAGAGCCATAGGTTTCATAGGGATATGATAAAGCAAAAAGGCTAACATTATATGTCGTGTGATATAAGTTCGATTCATATTTAGGAGGATTGTTGGAGGAACTATATACGTTTGGATATTGCACCGAGggttgcaaattttttttttttatgacgtCTTCCTtcctgtaaaat includes the following:
- the Np15.6 gene encoding NADH dehydrogenase [ubiquinone] 1 beta subcomplex subunit 11, mitochondrial produces the protein MAALFRMNCVQGLRRGLALITPKETTIYRRITTTPRYYDDVKEKTPVKRKWVSYGFSEINEAEDRHILHVTMFVVVTIVFVLGGTVLGYLPDVRGKDWAQREAYLQLRYREEHGLPLIDPNLIDPSKITLPSDEELGDTEIII
- the Grasp65 gene encoding Golgi reassembly-stacking protein 2, which codes for MGSSHSVEIPGGGTEGYHVLRVQDGSPGQQAGLEAFFDFIVAIGNTRLDQDNDTLKELLKAGVNKELTITVYSSKTQSVRRTKIVPSMTWGGQGLLGVSIRFCSFEGANENVWHVLEVHPSSPAELAGLQPFTDYIIGADSILHESEDLFTLIEAHESRPLKLYVYNTKDDSCREVTITPNNTWGGEGSLGCGIGYGYLHRIPVRSVPEHKPANSYVNVKITTQTQPTVTTTMTTTTTVAEINPIINTPPGLSVPPNYTAALDNSEHTMKNLKSEQEVRSIENLPGLNLQVQTTSHPNFTGAASSYTPVSSVPHMFSNQPSVSFTSGSYQATPNIPGMPTIPALPTALPTSVTNSYETTAATSSGSINVPRQQREQNFVQGASVVNIPELQREQNPVYSTTVTTGFNVPHCQSHVVTTPISLPGMPPITVSASLPQNTSLYPSVLQQQNQFSPVTTTTTIAPTLTPTFTQ
- the LOC140667759 gene encoding uncharacterized protein → MDFSIKKINDDLLDCGFLSTIEDLKNPTEDYVVNLLKAFLSKFCIDVNLIKQPFPEQYTVMMCYEDSDFINLINLYAAVTPILNRIFLDDFCFTDITNPNNNPGATKPDKKKHRFKRQAKFLVNFVLYAIRTKVEFNKKNDEIEATARLLEELKERNVQIVELINNKARHKSNQSSMINKLESDIQHMQSQTEKLNKKELQLDQIKYEVEKENQIAKEQCGSVKTAMGKLSKGIAELQSEVVHSPEEYQSRLDEFKEQKKLKLEERDIIQEAIQEKKQSIKQIGEKLNFVLKMNDKFSTVIDVDKELINKKTKLNNIQKQIDSLNNILNEWQNKLTLHKDQMNKKMNKLQLHREEDIIPLHNLYNQLLSDKKEQKAKYDKNQACFNEKYLKKNKLEADIKKKEEQTAVFIHNCQEIYDNDIASELKALKKE